AACAATTACATTTGACAATCTCCTTTATCTTTAAAAAGCCAATCTCGAAAGGTAACATAACAATTATGGgtcttataaaaattaaaatactaaaacaGCAAAGTAGAGGTTATTAATAAACTACATACATTCACAGTCCCTAAAATATGACTACGCAGGCCATAGCTTTAAACAGAATATTCAGCcaaacaaaacaagaagaaaccATAAAACAGAAGAAAAGAATTTAGGCTCTACAATTACCATATCTTAGCAATTGCGTTCGAGGGTGGAGGGAAGCATACCTTATAATGGACTGCCCAGCACTTGAGGTCGTCAAGAATTAAGCGTTCAACCATGAAATGCTCACTGGCGGTATTGTTTACGCATGTGCTGTTTTCAATGCCACCATCAGCATTTCTCCTTAGAAAGTAACCTGGAACGATCTATTGAAAGCAAACCCAATACAAAATATGTATAAGGAGACCAAGTTAATTATAAGGCTATAACCATAAAGTTTAACGAGGTGGAACACAATAATTCGTCACCTTGTCTAGAACAGAGAAGTCACTAAATGGACCGCTTGCATGTAAATGATTGTAAACAACATCCAATACAACACGTAGACCAATACGATTAAGTGCCTGTAAACCAATTAAGCCTTAGAGTGGCGCCAAGGGAATTGAACAATATAGGTCGATGGTCTATTCAGTATAAACAGAAAGGTTGATGGTATATTTAGTATAAACATAAGAATGCACAACAAAGTTGGATCTTTAGATAAAATAAGATCTACCTGCACCATTTTCCGAAACTCGACGATACGACAAGGACCATTTGCATTACTTGCGTAGCTTCCTTTTGGAACTCCCCAGAGAACAGGATTATACCTTTTCTTAGGCAGCCAACAATTCAATTTTCACACACTGGCCAGGAAACTACAATCAGCTTAGACACAAGTTGAAACTCTAAGCACAGTATCTCACCCCCAATTATAGCCATCTTCATCTTGGATGGCTGTGATAAGAGCTTGCTGCTCCTCAGAATCTGGTGGAAAAGAGTTGAGTTTCTCGATATCTGATAAATACATCACATGAGAGACCAGGAAACAAAAATGAATGAGATGAGATTCCAAGGGAAAACCCAAAAAGGCAATTAACAACCTCATCATAAAATCTAGAACAGACATGGCACTAAACTAATCTGAATATTTCTATCTTTAGCTAATTATCCACTCTGTCATGGTATCATGTGACAAAACAGCAGATCTGGTTTGAGAGAATTAAGTCCCTCGTTTTGGTCTTTTATTGCGTTATTTTCAAATTACCAACTTCAGCTTCATTTATAATTTGTGCTGAAAAGAAAGGAGAACAAAAGAAATACTAAAATCTTTAATGGGGAACCCCCTCTCCAAACTGAAAAAAAGTTGAAGAGCTTTACCTGTATACTTCCATTTATGTTTCTCATCTTCGACACCAGCAAACTGATAGGTTGGCAGCAGATGGACATGAGTGATACCAGCATTTGATAATCTTTTCAAATGTTGGACACCAGCTGAGTCCTTCAAGAATAATGAGATCAGGGACACATGCTTATGGGACATATCCAATGCCACCTAACTTATGTGCGACAAAACCTTCTAATGCATTGTGCCATTGTGTTAACTGTGGGTGCTGGCTTAGATGTTTCCATTAACCATTATTTAAAAGCTTGTATAACTAACACAAAATCAGATAGCTAATACAGCACTTAAAACCTGGTCGTGGATACTCTCTAACAACATGGAATAAAAAAGTGCTGCTATAAAGCATAAAGCACAAATAAATGAACAGAATGAAGGAGTGACACTTGTTTGACTTGCAAACTGATGCCAGACTAGttgtcaaaattcaaaaaaatgcaCCAATCGGCTACCAAATTGGGCCGAACTTTTGTGATGAGCTAGGTAACGAAGCCTAAAATGAGACACTTATATGTTCTGTTGGTTTAAAGAACTCCCCAAGTTTTATTTCCTAAAAGGTGTTGACAACAACTTATAAGACCAAGCCCAGGTTGCAAGGTTCAGATTCTTCGGGTTTCGCCTTAGATTTAGTTGTCTCTGGTGGAGGAGTAACCTTTGTTGTAATTCTTGCTAGAACTTGGTAACATTACCATTAATGGCTTATCACAAATAGTACATTAGACAGTAATAGTTCTGAATACTTCTTACTGATAACTTCATAATAATATTAGGGAACCCCGATCACTAAGACCTTCTGGCTCAATACAAGAATGAGGAAGCTAATATGTCCCGTGAAAGTGAGGACTTAATCATTTCTCATGGAAATTCGACAGGGAAGTTATTAACAAGAATGAGAGAATTCGTTTCTTTTGGAGAAGTGTATCTCTATGTGTGGACGCGCTTCTGCGCATGTGTGTGCGTCCTCACTACAAATCTCAAATACACCATGAGATCGGTGTACCAATCTAAATCACCATTCCTCTCCAACCACCGTCCATCATTGGTTGCACCACCCATCACACACTACAAAGTTATCGGGTAGACTACTATAGCAGTCTTTTTCCAGCCACTTCAAATTGTATGTTCTGCCATAAACACACTTAGTATACCAATGAGTTGTAGTCCAGTGTAAGTTTACCATCTACAAAGCTCAAATCTCAGTAGGATACGAAGCAAATGAAGACATGAAATACCTTGCTCAATACACCTATTTACTAAAAGCTTGAACTCTGGTCCCAAAAACTATACACCCATATAAAACAAATCAAACAGAAAAGTAAAGCTACCTGTGACGTGAAGGCGAGATAACCGCCCTGAAATTCATGAGGCACAGTAGGGTCATTGGCGCTGGCAAAGTGAAAATCATAGGTAAAAAGATAAGTGTTCTATAGTACTGCTAATTATGCATCTTGATTATATATGCATTACAAGCTTCTTCTCTTGTAAAGTGAACTGCTTGAAACATGTTATCTAAGGAAATGAGTAAAGAGTCAAACCGATGTTGTAGGAGCAAATGGAGAATATTGACCAATATTCAGTAAGATTTTTCCAATAAGAAATTAACATAGCAAGATCACTTATCACCTGAAATCTCTAACATGCAGCTCATAGATGCTAACATCAGAAAAGGAAAGAAGATTTGGCTTCTCGTCTTGTAGATTATCCCAGCCTTCAGGCTTTACATCATCAGAATCAAGATTAACTAACAATGTCCGCTTGCCATCAGCAGAGAGACTGTCCATGCAAAAGCAACAAGATGAATGTAGAGAACAGATATTAGACACAGAAATAATTGCACTATGGAAACAGCAAGTTGCAATCAGTAAAATCAATTTCCTTAAGAGCAAGTGATGAAAACAGAGCGACATACCCTCTGGCATATGGATCATTGCTCACACATTTCTCGATCCGCAAAGTGCTAGGATGGTAAACAGACACTTCATAAACATAGTAGCAACCCTCCCAATGCCTTGGCCCCTTAGCACTCCAAACACCATCTAACTCCTTGAGCTGAACAATTTCTACTGGGTCAGCCTCTGATGGACTCTTATAAATGAGAGCTTGCACTGCCTGGTTTGGTAGGCGTAATCAGAAACAGCAGATTAATGAAATAACACAATGATCCCTCAATTTTggtcattaaaaaatattcattacaaACAAAAGTGTTATCTTGGAAGGAAAAGCTATGAGACAAAAGAACAGAACACACTTGAGCAGTTGGTGCCCAGAGGTAGAGAGAGACAGCTTCAGTAGCGAAAATACCACCAAGGGGGCCAGTATAGGAGAATAAGTCATCGAGAATACCAGGTAACTGCAATCCAGTAGCACTTGCACATTTTCCATAAGCTACAAACAACATAAACCCATTTTTACCAGACATTAGACATGCTTACCCATAGCGTGTAATACAGATAGTGAGGCTGTTGAATCAGATAAGCTAGAGAATAAAAAGGTATTGAAGTCTCAAATCAAGACAAATAAATGAAGGAACAACGTCGAAGTGTTGACGCAGCAAAGGACTGCTCAAATGTTTATGTTTGCTACTGACAATTTAGAATAGCAGTATATTTCAATAATCACCACCAGATGAATTAGGTTTCCTTGAATTATGAGCATACTACAGAATATGAAACAAGTTTCATCGACTATGAGTTCTACCAAAAGATGTCAATGATTCATTTTCTTAAGTACTGCATTAGATGGAAAAGTATCATTTTCAAGTAAAGAGAAATGTGGAGGTGTGGTTCCTACTAAGTGCCGTCTTAGACTTCCTCAAGTGATAGAAAGGCAAAAACACGGGAACTACTTACAATTGAAGATGCCAACAGCTAATTGGCACTTGACTAAACTTTGGAAGTCCAGAGTTGCAGGGACTTCAAATGCTGCATAATCTCGAATATGAGGAAATTTTTCAATTACCTAAAGCAGGAAAATATGTAAGGAAACAAAAGAACACATAAATTTGCTCCATCTTTGTATCAATCAGGAAAAAACAATCCTTCGAACAACTAAAAGATCCCATCACGGACTCAGTGACTCACCTGCTGTGGAAGTCCATAATTTGTCCGTTCAAGTTTGATTTTCACATCATGGCCTGTTATGTATAAAAAAGCTTAGGATCAGATCTGATTATCATAATCAAACGGAGTACCTGAGATGCCACCTAGAGTACACACCTTGAATTCCATCATCACCAACACATAATCCAGCCTTTCTACTAGCATATAAGTAACATTCACCCTCTCCAGCACCCACATTCCAAGCAATTATTGATTTGGTAACCCAAAATGCTCTGCTGTAGAAAAGACTATCCTGCAACCATGAAAAACTAAGCACTAAGGACGCTTGCGGTttcagatataaaaaaatactccTTCCGTCCCAACTCATGCGACACTCTTTCCTTCTTATTCAATTCAAAAAAGAATAACACATTTCAATATTCTAGAAACAATTTAACTCAActtataattttaccttaaTGAGATTATTTATAGCCACACAAATATCTATGCCTTGTTTTaaaccaaaatttaaaaaaccttCATGTCATGCTTAAACTATGTACACTATCACGTAAATTGGGAACAGAAGTAATGATAATAGTCCCCACATAAAACTCACCATCACTATTATAGAGTTAATTTCTCAGAGTCGATCACACaactaacaatatatatcataaagtcACTTGTAACACAAAAATCACTCAATTAACCACAATTATCTCAATTTTGTTCTATaactcagaaagtcactcaaatttattttataacacaGAAATCACTCAATTACTAACAATCATCACAATTTTGCTTTATAACTTGAAGTCACTCAACTTTATTCTATAACACAAAAATCACTCAATTAGTAAAACTATCTCAATTTTGTTTTACAACTCAggaagtcactcaactttgtttattAACTCCCCTATTATATCAGTTTAAAACATTACATTGCTAATACAATTCCACATTGTTAATAAAACAATCATGTACAATTTTACGCGGAATAAAATGTAcaataaatagaaatatcaGCAAAAATTCCATAAGTTACAAAACCTGAGAACACGAAGGGCTTTCAGATTGGTCCTGAACCGGCATTGTTGAGCAGCACCGGAGATTTAAGGAACGAGAAGTTGCCGATTTGAAACCGGATCGATACCGAGTCAAGGAACTCAGTTGAAGCCTCGATTGAGCTGGAAGAAGGAAGCGAGTGAGCTCGAAAGGTGCAAAAATGGCGGAAAATGGAGTGGATGAAAGTAAAGCAGACATTTGAATAACAGTTACTCAATTTTTCTGAGTCCGTTCAGTTCTCAGTAGTAGTTGAGTTCGCTCCCTTTTTCAGATTGGGATTTTTTTCGTGTTATTTTTGGGTATTATAAAGTATCAACCCAATACTATGGAATAGTTGCATTTTGGTCCCTCAAAAAAGGATTATTTATGTTTTGGGTAAGTCtaaaatgatttctaaaatataaattttatattttaataaaaataaaatatataattttattttgaacttAATATAGATACATCTCATTTTATATTATCTAAATTGGTAATATTATTTCATCCTATTTGTTCGCGGTTCGACAAATCAAATTTCAAAGACAATATCATTGAATTTGTAATTCTATAACTAAGAATTCAATAATTATGTCATTCTTGAATTTAGCtggtataaattttaaattcttaataCATTGTATTTGAGTTTTCATATTTTAGGTAAAAGTAATCTTTTTCTAATATTATTGGAATATTAAAAATAGGGAAATCTTTTTCTAATATTATTGGAATATTAAAAATAgggattaaaaatatataattcttttttaattatatttttaacgaCGGCTAAATTTTACTTGGCTAGCTGGTGTGCCGTTTTTAACATCAATTTGCATCTTCACAAATTAACTTGGGCCGTTAATTTCTGACTAGTTATTTTGGGCAAAATCCAACACGATAAAATATGTTTGTCGAACTATATAATATAACTATATAAGATAACAATgtgcaaaataatattttaatactgTGATAACCttcaattattaaataaaaatggaattGGAAACTGGAATCATGTTTATTTATCCctcatttgataaaaataagatattttttgtgCGTATATATAGAACCACATTCTTTTAGctcataaaaaattaagaagctcAACTTTGGATTCGAATTTTGTCaataaattgattaatatatatatatatatatatatatatatatatatatatatatattatatacgcacaaaaaatatcttatttttatcaaatgagGGATAAATAAACATGATTCCAGTTTCCaattccatttttatttaataattgaaGGTTATCAcagtattaaaatattattttgcacATTGTTATCTTATATAGTTATATTATATAGTTCGACAAACATATTTTATCGTGTTGGATTTTGCCCAAAATAACTAGTCAGAAATTAACggccctatatatatatatatatatatatatatatatattatcaatatttCCTCgtgataattttgttttatttttactttatttccttttcaaaCGACACTTACATCTTATTTTACGGGTCGCTATTATATCGCATGGTTTAAGTTTATTAGTAGGTGATGAAAAGATTCATTTTATATAAAGATTGATTTGATGTGAGCGCGTTGTtatcttaatattttcttctcacTTTGTCCTACTTCTCGTAGTAGATTTTCCTCGTatcttacctttttttttaggtttatcATTGAAAACGACATAGAACGATACAATCTATCGAGAATCTTTTTAGAAATAACATAGATAATAGATATAATAATGCTCGATAGCTATAATTTTGTTAATTGGCTACACAGTTATAGTTCTGTTTGCTATGGAGAATATTTAGTTTTGATAATCGGCTATGCAGTTATaattatgtttgctatggagactgttatttgtatatttcactagcaaatatacaaacaagataaaaatatacaatttggagactacatattatatattttgtttgcaTGTTTGTATATTTCACTTGCAAAGATACAAATTCTATAACCATTCATTTTAGATTATTTCAACACTTAATTTGTGTATTTCACTtgtacatataatttttttcataaatcttaTACAAATAGAGAATATAAGCatatacaaattctaaatttattgaattatacaaattctatatttatacaattagaaaatcgaataacaaaatttcaaaaatctataactacaaattaaaaatatactcTAGATGTTTGTCATTTTCCGTACTTAacccaaaaaataatactagcttccaaaaaaaaaacaaaaaaaacacgTACACACACATTGGGTGCATgcaaaatatgaacaaaaataaCACCATTCAAAGCGTGATAGTATTCGTCTCTGTAATCTCTGTATAATCAACCTCTTCACATTCCGTTGCCAATTTCACTAGCTGAAGAAGACTACCAGTAGCTAACATGGCTTTCGTATTCAAATCATGTAAAGCTCTTTCATACAAAGACCCAATGGCTCCAATTGcattttcatacaatttttcatcttttttatgACCCATTAAACAATGCCCTAAAATCCTCAAAATTGGCTGTAAAAGCTCCCATGGCATATGAATCCTTCTTTTCACATCTGCATTGTCTTCTCCTACTTGCCCCGACGACCAAATCCTGCAAAATTCGCAGAATTCAAGTTTCGATTCAACTGGAATTTGAGGGATTTTGGTGTAGTATAGTTCCAATGCTACCCCGACGATACGACCTCGTTTCATCGATCTGACGGTTCCGAATGGTTCTAAGGTAGGGGAAATCACGGCGAGATTGAGTTCTGTAGCGGAGTTTTTAGCTGCTTTGTTTGTTTCGTGGTAAATACTGGAATGGGATAGATCTGGGATGTTGACGGTAATGGATTGGGAGTTTCGATTGGAGGTTTCGTGTGCGTATAATGCTAGTAATACAGCTTCGAATCCGGCTAATGGTTTATGGAGATTGACTTTAGAGAGATAAACTCCGGCGATTATTGGTAGGAATCGGAGGACGACGAGGTGGAGTTCCGGTTCGTTTGATTGGAATGTATCGTAAAGCCAT
The DNA window shown above is from Solanum lycopersicum chromosome 11, SLM_r2.1 and carries:
- the LOC101262883 gene encoding pullulanase 1, chloroplastic isoform X1, producing MSALLSSTPFSAIFAPFELTRFLLPAQSRLQLSSLTRYRSGFKSATSRSLNLRCCSTMPVQDQSESPSCSQDSLFYSRAFWVTKSIIAWNVGAGEGECYLYASRKAGLCVGDDGIQGHDVKIKLERTNYGLPQQVIEKFPHIRDYAAFEVPATLDFQSLVKCQLAVGIFNSYGKCASATGLQLPGILDDLFSYTGPLGGIFATEAVSLYLWAPTAQAVQALIYKSPSEADPVEIVQLKELDGVWSAKGPRHWEGCYYVYEVSVYHPSTLRIEKCVSNDPYARGLSADGKRTLLVNLDSDDVKPEGWDNLQDEKPNLLSFSDVSIYELHVRDFSANDPTVPHEFQGGYLAFTSQDSAGVQHLKRLSNAGITHVHLLPTYQFAGVEDEKHKWKYTDIEKLNSFPPDSEEQQALITAIQDEDGYNWGYNPVLWGVPKGSYASNANGPCRIVEFRKMVQALNRIGLRVVLDVVYNHLHASGPFSDFSVLDKIVPGYFLRRNADGGIENSTCVNNTASEHFMVERLILDDLKCWAVHYKIDGFRFDLMGHIMKRTMLKAKSFLNSLSTEENGVDGSSIYIYGEGWDFGEVAKNGRGINASQFNLFGAGIGSFNDRIRDALLGGSPFGHPLHQGFVTGLYSEPNGHDLGDKANVERMLTVSKDHIQVGMAANLKDFVLTNCDGQEVKGSEVLMHDRKPVGYASSPVETVNYVSAHDNETLFDIISLKTPKDISVEERCRMNHLATTVIALSQGIPFFHAGDEMLRSKSIDRDSYNSGDWFNRLDFSYNSNNWGVGLPPKEKNERNWPLIKPRLADPSYKPQKSHILAAVENFLNLMQIRYSSPLFRLKTANAIQERVRFHNTGPSWIPGLIVMSIEDGHQGIPGLSQLDPIYSYIVVIINPCPTDVSFANLALRAKSLQLHPVQMNSTDIIKNSTYDATSGCFNVPARTTSVFVESR
- the LOC101262883 gene encoding pullulanase 1, chloroplastic isoform X2, producing the protein MSALLSSTPFSAIFAPFELTRFLLPAQSRLQLSSLTRYRSGFKSATSRSLNLRCCSTMPVQDQSESPSCSQDSLFYSRAFWVTKSIIAWNVGAGEGECYLYASRKAGLCVGDDGIQGHDVKIKLERTNYGLPQQVIEKFPHIRDYAAFEVPATLDFQSLVKCQLAVGIFNSYGKCASATGLQLPGILDDLFSYTGPLGGIFATEAVSLYLWAPTAQAVQALIYKSPSEADPVEIVQLKELDGVWSAKGPRHWEGCYYVYEVSVYHPSTLRIEKCVSNDPYARGLSADGKRTLLVNLDSDDVKPEGWDNLQDEKPNLLSFSDVSIYELHVRDFSANDPTVPHEFQGGYLAFTSQDSAGVQHLKRLSNAGITHVHLLPTYQFAGVEDEKHKWKYTDIEKLNSFPPDSEEQQALITAIQDEDGYNWGYNPVLWGVPKGSYASNANGPCRIVEFRKMVQALNRIGLRVVLDVVYNHLHASGPFSDFSVLDKIVPGYFLRRNADGGIENSTCVNNTASEHFMVERLILDDLKCWAVHYKIDGFRFDLMGHIMKRTMLKAKSFLNSLSTEENGVDGSSIYIYGEGWDFGEVAKNGRGINASQFNLFGAGIGSFNDRIRDALLGGSPFGHPLHQGFVTGLYSEPNGHDLGDKANVERMLTVSKDHIQVGMAANLKDFVLTNCDGQEVKGSEVLMHDRKPVGYASSPVETVNYVSAHDNETLFDIISLKTPKDISVEERCRMNHLATTVIALSQNIQVAQIEDMTRHGHLRWFGNFPGNTIFPRWR
- the LOC101263661 gene encoding uncharacterized protein — encoded protein: MSDETPTTATAPSAVTTAAGDQDTDSSTTANKPHIRWSDSYTKAHDAIQSLSSILPSVPPSLSSSETPAACLLRDTETAAQISKLLRQPDSGAGDDNLCRWLYDTFQSNEPELHLVVLRFLPIIAGVYLSKVNLHKPLAGFEAVLLALYAHETSNRNSQSITVNIPDLSHSSIYHETNKAAKNSATELNLAVISPTLEPFGTVRSMKRGRIVGVALELYYTKIPQIPVESKLEFCEFCRIWSSGQVGEDNADVKRRIHMPWELLQPILRILGHCLMGHKKDEKLYENAIGAIGSLYERALHDLNTKAMLATGSLLQLVKLATECEEVDYTEITETNTITL